A stretch of Dyadobacter subterraneus DNA encodes these proteins:
- a CDS encoding LuxR C-terminal-related transcriptional regulator, whose protein sequence is MLKEINGEIEFYEASSVTEHLRSNIILKTPLIFLGINVDNAHQNIIKDLGALRTQYQDAPILLLVEGVNEKIITHYLKAGASGFQFKHNDPSRIISYVKLAVEGNLPLDIKNLMSKDEMLAFQDTGFLLTAREYEIAKLLSQFKKQAEIARQLGLSQQTVSQAKVKIFKKLNIDNAIKLSQVMSYILVKP, encoded by the coding sequence ATGCTAAAAGAAATAAATGGCGAAATTGAATTTTATGAAGCTTCAAGTGTAACAGAACATCTTCGAAGCAATATTATACTTAAAACTCCGCTAATATTTCTTGGTATTAACGTTGATAATGCACACCAAAATATCATTAAGGATCTTGGTGCACTAAGAACCCAATATCAAGATGCTCCTATTCTCCTTCTGGTGGAAGGAGTTAATGAAAAGATTATAACACATTATTTAAAAGCAGGCGCGAGCGGTTTTCAATTCAAGCATAATGATCCTTCCAGAATTATTAGTTACGTAAAGCTGGCTGTGGAGGGCAATTTACCGCTTGACATTAAAAATCTTATGTCAAAAGATGAGATGCTGGCATTTCAAGACACTGGTTTTTTACTCACAGCCAGAGAATATGAGATAGCTAAACTTTTATCCCAATTTAAAAAGCAAGCCGAAATAGCCAGGCAATTGGGACTATCCCAGCAAACGGTATCTCAGGCAAAGGTCAAAATTTTTAAGAAATTGAACATTGATAACGCCATAAAGCTTAGCCAGGTGATGAGCTATATTCTGGTGAAGCCGTAG